One Callithrix jacchus isolate 240 chromosome 4, calJac240_pri, whole genome shotgun sequence genomic window, GTGATTGACAACTTCAAAATGGCTAATGTAAGGAAGGTGTCTAACATAGGACAATAATCGAAACCATCACTACAGAGGATTTCTGAGAAGGCAGGGAACTGAAAGTGTCACCGTCAGGATATGAGCGTGGCCTTTAAAAAAGGGATAGGGTTTCTGGAATACAAAGAAAGCAGAACATGGAAAAGTGCTAAGGAATAGTTTGAAAAGAAGCCAAGTGTGAGAAGAGGGTATGGTAGGAACAAGAAACAGGCCTGCCCGCATGCATTATCTTTGAGAAGAgaaagtaagtaaataagtagATCGAACTATGAAATACCTTAAGTTAAAGAAGTTTACATTTTGGCCAGAGGTCACTGGGAAACTGCAGCCTACTTTTAACAAAGTGGTCGTTTAGTAAGGAGCTAGATAACGGTAGTGAGTCAACAGTGATCAGTTTAGTAATCCAGGCACAAGGTACCACGACTGGGAAGCAGCAGTATGAGACGTCAATTACTAATCTATATCACATAAAGGCAAGCTGTTTGATTACAAAAGGACAAAGCGGAACAGTGAGCAATAATTACAGGGCATTTAGTGTCTACTCAGCACTTCGTGATGTTTTATCTCAATCAAAAACAAGATTTctggctggcgtggtggctcatacctataatgtCAATGTTTTGGGAAGCCGACATGGGAGAACTgttttgagtctaggagttcaagaccagccttgccaacatagtgagatcctgtctccacaaaaaatgtttaacattttgggtgtggtggtgtacacctgcagccctagctactcaggaagctgtggcaggagcccgagagttcaaggctgcagtgagctatgaccgtgccattgcactccagcctgggcaacagagcaagaacttctttcaaaaataagacaaaaacaaacaaaccaagatTTCTGTCTTCAAGAAGTGTATAATCTAATTGCACGACCTCAAGTCTTATAACTGGATAAAACGAGATTATTCTGGCCCAACCCTTGCCGCATGGCACAGAGCTGATCATTGGCGATCAAAGAAGCGCTGGGAGGTAGGAAACGGCAGATCAGCACAAAATCATGGATCCTGAAGGAAGCTTAAGCTTTAAGGCATAACAGTGACAGAAAGTGCTGCAAATGTTGAGTAGGAACAGGACCGAGAAACAGGCACTGGGTTTGCCCTTGAGAGATCAACCTTCCAAGATTTATGAGGCTCAGAGCCACAGAGTATAAGTTTTATGAAGTCTGTAAATAgaagaaaaggatttttttaaaaaaggctctgCTACTGGCAACTTTCCCCCAAGATCATGAAGACATATCTCCAagatttttagaacattttcggtaaaaatgtgataaaataacACTAGGATTAGTTAGGCATTAGGCACATTAGTAAAAAAATGAGTTATATTTTGAGGAAAATGCTAGAGCAAGAAACGTGAGTGAAGGAGGAAGGTGAGAAAAAAGTCAGAAGAATGAATTTCCTCCACACTATTTTCCCCAGACTGGTGAGATGTTTTTAGTCCTGTTCTAAAGCCAGATCCCTCACTTCTGTTACTAGAGCCAGCAAGTACGAAGACACACACGCAGGATTTTCTCTTCATGTGAAGGGGCCGATGTGGTTAGAAAACAGGATTAGCTGGCAGGTTGGGGATGCACGCCTGATGGAATGATCAGTGGAGAGACTACAAGGCGTCAGGCAGCTTCACATTCTAAAGTTGGAGCCTTTCGGAACATTAGATTGCATATGATAAGTTTTTTGAGTCATCTCTTTGTTTTATTGCGAActcatttgagaaaagaaaaacaaagaaaaaggggaGGTAGAAAAAgtaagagggagggagaaaaggagaggagagaaaagaatagaTCGccagaaagaaggaatgaaagctTAAAATGGTTACAGGTATCTAATAAAAGAATATGAGAACAAGTACATATACACACTTGAAATACATACATTTCTATGGTGGGAGGTTAGGTATGTGTGTTCTGGGGTTAACATTAATAAAAGCTCAGACGTTACTCTTTAGTATGTAGGTGCTGATGTCTGATGAGAGTTGAACTCTGACTGAAGGCTTTTCCACAGTCATTACATTTGTACGGCTTCTCCCCGGTATGAGTTCTCTGATGAATAGTAAGGGATGAGCTTCGACTGAAGCCCTTTCCACACACTCTGCACTCATGGGGCTTTTCTCCAGTGTGGATTCTGTGATGTTCAGTAAGAGATGAGCTTCGACTGAACACTTTCCCACAGTCACTGCACTCATAGGGGTTCTCCCCAGTGTGTGTTCTCTGATGTTCAATAAGCAATGAGATCcaactgaaagcttttccacaCTGACTACACTCATACGGACTTTCTCCAGTATGTATTCGCTGATGCTGAATGACGGTCGAGCGGTcactgaaggctttcccacattccttacatttgtAAGGCCTTTCTCGAGTATGAGTTCGCCGATGCTGACTAAGGTTAGTGCTTCGGctaaaggcttttccacattcacGACACTCATACGGTTTTTCTCCAGTATGGATTCTCTGATGTAGACTAAGATGTGCGCTCCGGCTAAAAGCTCTTCCACAATCACTgcattcataaggtttctctccagtgtgaattctttgATGTTCGACAAGGTGCGTACTTCGGCTGAAAGATTTCCCACATTCATTGCATTCAAAAGACTTTTCTCCACCACGAATTCTACTGTGTATAAGAAGGTTGGATTGGTAACTAAAGGCTTTTTCACACTCATTGCATTGACAAGGTTTTTTTTGTGAGAAAAGTCTGTGGTCTTTAATTAAGTCTGAATTATCTTTGGAGTTTTTCGTAGATACTGGGGATCTGCTGCCATTTGGAATTTTCTGTTGCGTGTCAAGGTTTGGCCTTAGACTAAATTCCCGTGATTCAGGGCCTCCCTCCTCCGTGAAAATTTCTTTGAGTGTCACTGACACTTTTCTGACCACTGTATTCTCCAAAGAGGatttcttctgtgcaggacaTTTTGTCTGCCTTGAAAAGTGGCCTTCATGTTTATAGGCTTCTTCATCTGTAGGACCCTGAGCAGTATCCCCTTTGAGGTTGTCCATTGCTGACCCTGAAAACTCTAGTTCTTCAGAAACAGTGTGATTGGTGTCGACGCTTTGGTTCAGTTTATATCTCCCTATATGAAAGATATTTAAAGTACAAATGTCATCTGTATCTACCgcggagagaaaggaaaataaaccagCAGAGAAAAGACAAGTAATTTGAATTCATACACACCAGCAACTTTATatgaggagaaaacaaaaaaggatagTGGGGGGATACGTGAgcaaagccagaagagagaagaggcagaATTTATGCAGTGGGCATGGTGAACACAGAGACAACGAGAAATATGGAAAGAGTTATTGGGTAACATGCTAAGCCAAACAAATGGAAACGAGCGGGTGCATCAGCTGATGACAGAGTGTTGGGCATTAAAAGGTAAAATGACCTATTACGGTAGCTTGTTAGCCATGGAAAATGAGAGCAGCAAGAAGGATGACAAGAATCAAGACTCTCAAGtgtaggaaaaaaggaaaaagaaagatggcTTGATCAAGCTTCAATGCACCCATTTTCCTGGGATTGAGACAgaataaatttcagaaatgatAACTACCACACTGCTAGCCCCATTTGCCCCTCAACCCTTCTTCCATTATTGTACTTCAGGTGTTCTTCCAAAGAAGCACACAGTCATAGATTATCAGAGATTTCACAGAACTCAGACATCGTCCACACCTACCCACTCAGCTGACAGAAAACAGACTGAGTCACTTGCCTACATGATCCAACAGCTGCAAGGGCCTGGACCAGAACTCATCTTTTAAACGTCAAACCAGTGGTCTTCTTCTGACACCACTCACCTAGACAGGGACTTCTGGGCACTGCCTCTTCAATGTCCTGAAGATCCAGCAACTACTGTTATTCGTCCTCCAACCGGGTCCAACTCACGTGCTGGGGTTCCTGCACATTAGAAATGATTTAGCATAAGGCTGCTGGTGCTGAAGACACAGAGCTATTCAGAGCTCAATCCCCGTGTTTTCATCTACAGAAAAGGCAGAGTGAACTCGCAAAGGATCTATGGCTGAGGGGCTGGAGACAACGAGTCTCCGAAAGGGACTAAAATTGGATGCCAAAAGAtgggttacacacacacacacaggttacacacaaacacacacgttacatacacacacacaggctacaCACACAggctacatacacacacaggttacacacacacaggttACACACACaggttacacacacacaggttACATACACAGGTTACATACACACAGGTAACACACaggttacatacacacacaggttacatacacacacaagttaCACACAcagttacatacacacacaggttaCACATGCACAggttacacacacatgcacaggttacacacacacacaggttacacacacacacaggttacatacacacagttacacacacacaggttacatacacacacaagttaCACACAcagttacatacacacacaggttaCGCACGCACAggttacacacacatgcacaggttacacacacacaggttacacatacacacaggttaCATACACAGGTTACACACACAGGTTACATACacacagttacacacacacaggttACATACACAGGTTACCTACAcaggttttacacacacacacacaggttacacacacacatacacatcataaTTACTTATGACACTTGTTACTCCAGACATCTGAGCCTTGCTTTGGAGCCAGGAAATCTGATGGGGCCAAGGCACTTGTATTTTAATAAGTTCATGTGACTTGACAAGTTCCATGTCCAGAAAGAACCTCAGAAATAGTCTAGGGCGCTTGAACAAAGTGCTAGCTTAGACTGTCTTCTACCCTCCAACATTCTATTCACAGCATGTAGGTATAAAACAGAAACTCAGCTTCCCATAGAACAAAAGGCCCCTTCTCTCTACAGAGGGACTGAAACTTCCCAAAGATCTCAAGCTTCCCAGGTACTAGACAGCTAGCTTTCCCAGA contains:
- the ZNF391 gene encoding zinc finger protein 391 — its product is MDNLKGDTAQGPTDEEAYKHEGHFSRQTKCPAQKKSSLENTVVRKVSVTLKEIFTEEGGPESREFSLRPNLDTQQKIPNGSRSPVSTKNSKDNSDLIKDHRLFSQKKPCQCNECEKAFSYQSNLLIHSRIRGGEKSFECNECGKSFSRSTHLVEHQRIHTGEKPYECSDCGRAFSRSAHLSLHQRIHTGEKPYECRECGKAFSRSTNLSQHRRTHTRERPYKCKECGKAFSDRSTVIQHQRIHTGESPYECSQCGKAFSWISLLIEHQRTHTGENPYECSDCGKVFSRSSSLTEHHRIHTGEKPHECRVCGKGFSRSSSLTIHQRTHTGEKPYKCNDCGKAFSQSSTLIRHQHLHTKE